The Planococcus versutus genome contains a region encoding:
- the dat gene encoding D-amino-acid transaminase has translation MDLILHNGEFIQEENLVISKEDRGYQFGDGIYEVIRVYDGSLFTAKEHIDRFYDSADKIKIVIPYTKDVFHKMMYDFVEVNKIDMGYVYVQITRGAAERQHQFPTQATPVITGNTKSVARPVASLESGVTAKFIEDIRWLRCDIKSLNLLGNVLAKQEAYEEGFFEAILHRGETVTEGSSSNMYGLKNGMLYTHPATNLILNGITRRVILELCKELEIPVEETAFTKTQALQMDEFFMSSTTSEVMPIIAIGDQKIGQGVPGELTRKLQTAFQARIQVGVKS, from the coding sequence ATGGATTTGATTTTGCACAACGGTGAGTTTATTCAAGAAGAAAATTTGGTGATTTCGAAAGAAGATCGTGGCTATCAATTTGGAGACGGTATTTACGAAGTAATTCGTGTTTATGACGGTAGTTTGTTTACAGCAAAAGAACATATTGACCGATTCTACGATAGTGCTGATAAAATTAAAATTGTCATTCCTTATACGAAAGACGTATTCCATAAAATGATGTATGATTTTGTGGAAGTGAACAAGATCGATATGGGCTACGTATATGTTCAAATCACGCGTGGCGCTGCAGAACGTCAACATCAATTTCCAACACAAGCAACTCCAGTCATTACCGGCAATACAAAGTCAGTCGCGCGTCCAGTCGCAAGTTTAGAATCAGGAGTTACTGCCAAGTTTATCGAGGATATCCGTTGGCTGCGTTGCGATATTAAAAGCTTGAACTTGCTTGGTAATGTATTGGCAAAACAAGAGGCTTATGAAGAAGGCTTTTTTGAAGCCATCCTACACCGTGGTGAAACTGTAACGGAAGGCTCTTCATCGAATATGTATGGATTGAAGAATGGTATGCTTTATACGCATCCTGCGACGAATCTCATATTAAATGGTATAACGAGACGCGTGATTCTTGAGTTATGTAAAGAGTTGGAAATTCCAGTAGAAGAAACAGCCTTTACAAAAACTCAAGCACTTCAAATGGATGAGTTTTTTATGTCTTCTACAACTAGTGAAGTAATGCCGATTATCGCAATTGGCGATCAAAAAATCGGACAGGGCGTTCCTGGAGAGTTGACCCGTAAATTACAAACCGCATTTCAAGCACGTATTCAAGTTGGCGTAAAATCATAA